A stretch of Dehalococcoidia bacterium DNA encodes these proteins:
- a CDS encoding DUF5658 family protein, with protein sequence MQLILGPLMFCDLKADIFLAANLLDAVLTYLALTQDALLIEFNSILGFSIDRIGIEPTLFLKIVSAICVLWVLRWKRRERLLVPVAIMLSVVVVANLMVMRAHGIEV encoded by the coding sequence GTGCAGCTCATTCTGGGACCGCTGATGTTCTGCGACTTGAAGGCCGACATTTTCCTGGCGGCAAACCTGTTGGATGCCGTGCTCACCTATCTGGCCTTGACTCAGGATGCGCTGCTGATCGAGTTTAACTCCATCCTTGGCTTCAGCATCGACAGAATCGGGATCGAACCGACCCTGTTCTTGAAGATTGTATCGGCAATATGCGTGTTATGGGTGTTGAGATGGAAGCGAAGAGAGAGACTACTTGTGCCAGTGGCGATCATGCTCAGTGTGGTTGTCGTTGCCAATCTTATGGTTATGCGAGCGCACGGGATTGAAGTATGA